The Clostridia bacterium genomic sequence CATGATATCGTTTGTGATAAGCTTGGTAGCGGCTGGCATTTCCCTGTTGCGGGGTGACATGCCCGACACTGCCGATTCAAATGCATCCAAACCAAGCTTAGAGGTTGCCCACCGCTGATGGCAAGTCAATTACTGCCATGAAAGTTGGAACTGGTGGAAAGTGGACATGGCCTTAATACGGTTTGGAACATACTTCCATGAATGTAAAGCTATCATCTTTGACAAAGATGGAACCTTGCTCGATACTTTTGCCATCTGGCCACGTTTAATTAAGCGACGCTTGGAATTTCTGAGTCGCGAAATATCGCTAGGACCTGAACAATCTTTGCGGGTGGCGCAGGCTATGGGGTGGGCTACGGCTGGAGAAAAGTGCTGGGTAATGAGGCGTAGTCCCATCGTGCTGGGTACTCGGGAGCAAACGGCTGCAGCGGTAAGCACGGTCTTATATTTAGACCTGGGGTTACCTTGGGACGAAGCCATGAATAAGGTGCTAAAGGCCTTTTCTGCATGCGATCAGGAGTTGGGGGTGGAGTGGCAGGCAATACCCATTCCCGGAGTACCGGAAATGCTGCGGCGACTGGCCGAGGAAGGGTGCCAAGTAGCCCTAGCTACCAACGACAGCCTTGAGCGCGCTCGGCAACTCATGGTAGCAGCTAAACTGGATCCCTATATAACCGCGTACGCTTGCCGCGATGAAGTATCAGATGGCAAACCTGCGCCTGACATGGTTGAGCTGGCTTGCCGTCGTTTAGGCATTAGCCCGCATGAGTGTGCTGTAGTGGGTGATTCAATACTGGATATGCGGATGGGGAAGGCAGCAGGGGTAGGATTGACGGTAGGCGTCCTAACTGGTGCCTTCACCCAAGAAGAATTCTCTGGGTGGACCGATGTAGTCATTGCTAGCGCCGCTATGATCTCGCCGGTTGGTTCCTGAGCTTTTTGTACGGAAGGGGAGCTGGACTACTTGCAGATGGATCTAGAATGTATTCCTTGTATAATTCGCCAAGCCTTGGGCGGAACCAGGTTGGTTACCGAGGATGTTGCAATTCAGGAACAAGTGCTTCGCCAAGTGCTCCTTCTTTTAAGCAAGATTGATTGGTGCCAGCCTCCTCCTGCTGCAATCCAGGCCGTGCAGGGAGAGCTAGTTTCAGTTGTCAATCAGGTAGACCCGTATGCCCAGGTAAAACGGGACTTCACCAAGCTTGCCCTATCCATTTATCCCGAGCTCCAAAGCCGGGTCGAGCAGGCCGATGATCGATTTGGAGCTGCGGTTCGAATAGCTATTATTGGAAACGTAATTGATTTTGGCGTTAACGCGGACTTGAAGGTTGACACCTTTCTTGAGGCCGTCCAAGAGTGTTTCCAGGCTGACCTGGATCAAGTGGCACTGAATCGTTTTCGGGAGGCAGCAGCCAGAGCCCAAACAATTTTATATCTGGCTGATAATGCGGGAGAAATTGTCTTTGACCGCTTGCTACTGGGTGAGCTCAAGCGGCTAGGCCGGCCCGCCATCACGGTGGTGGTCAAAGGGCGCCCAACTTTAAATGATGCTACCATGGAGGATGCCAAGGCAGCAGAGATAACTGAACAGTATCCAGTTATTGATAACGGATCTGACGCTCCGGGAACTATCCTAGCCGACTGCTCACCAGAATTCCGCCGCCGATTTGAAATGGTTGATTTGGTTATTGCCAAGGGGCAAGCCAATTATGAGACTCTCAGCGATGCCAAGCAGCATATCTTCTTTTTGCTCAAGGCTAAGTGTCCGATAATTGCTCGAGATATTGGCTGCAAGGTGGGGGATTTAGTCATTAAAGAACATAGGGAAGACCAGTCGAGAGGTTAAGGGGCCAGGGTAGGCCTTGCAGGAAAAGCTGGAAAGGTTGGCCGCCGAGTTATTCCTCGGCGTTGTCTATCGTAGTTAAATATGTTATCATCTATGCTAAATTCATGGGTGAACCCGATGCTGGGGAGGAGTAAGCACGGACTCGGTATCAGCAGAGAGTTGGTGGCTGGTGCAAACCAACCCGAGCCTGCAGAAAGGCACCCCAAAGGGGAAAACGAAGTCCCTGGAGAGGGAATAAGTTTATCCGGTGATGTCCGTTATGCATCGAGAGGGGATCCAGGTTGAGGTAGCTTGTGCCTGGGTCAACGAGGGTGGTACCGCGGGAGAAAACCTCTCGTCCCTACGTATGGGGCGAGGGGTTTTTGAACTAAAGGAGGTAGATCTAAAATGGGGACAGCAAGGTCAGAAAGCCAGATTCTCCTATTGCCGGGCCCTACACCGATTCCCCCTAGGGTGTTGCGCGCCATAGGTGCTCCCATGATCAACCATCGGGGCCCAGCTTTCAAGGCTATGCTGGAGGAAATTACGGGGGAGCTAAAGGAGATCTTTCAGACTCAAAATGATGTACTGATCCTTACCTGCTCGGGGACGGGCGGCATGGAGGCGGCCGTGGCTAACACCCTTTCCCCAGGGGATAAGGCGCTGGTAATCAGTATTGGTGCCTTTGGCGAGCGTTTCGCCAAGATTTGCAAAGCCTATGGGGTACAAGCGGAAGTACTAGACTACCCATGGGGCACGGCTGCTAATCCAGATGATATTGCTCGGCGGCTGGCAGAGGATCAGGGTCATGAGATCAGAGCTATTTTGGTCCAGCACAATGAGACCTCGACTGGCGTGCTCAATGACCTGGAAGCCATCAGCAAAGCCCGCGGGGATCATCCGGCCTTGTTGATTGTGGACTCGGTAAGCGGTATGGTAGCCGCTGACATCAAAACCGATGCGTGGGGCTTAGATGTTGTCATAACCGGAGCTCAAAAGGCCTTTATGATCCCGCCAGGCTTGGCCATGGTTAGCGTTAGTTCCCGGGCTTGGGAACGGATAGAGGCGTGTCGCAACAGCCGCTTCTACTTTGATTTTAAGGCTTATAAGGAATTCTACAGCATTGGGCAAACCCCCTTTACGCCAGCCGTAGCTACTATATACGGGCTTTATGAGGCGTTAAAGATGCTAAAAGAGGAGGGGCTAAGCAAGGCGCAGGAGCGCCATGCACTCTATCGGGCTATGGTTCGAGCTGGGGTAAGGGCATTGGGACTCGAGCTAGTTGCTTCCGATGCAGTAGCTTCTCCTGCCGTGACTACAGTTAGGGCTCCGTCAGGAATTAGTCCTGGTACTATTACTAGGTTGATGCGAGAGAAGTACAACGTAGTTATCGCCGGCGGACAAGGTAAACTTAAAGATACTACTTTTCGCATCGGGCACTTAGGATACGTGCAGGTTACTGATTTGCTAGCTGCCATAGCGGCGCTGGAACTAGTCCTTGAGGAGTGCGGGTTAACCATTGAGAGAGGAGCAGGGGTGAGGGCAGCCCAGGAAGTAATAGCCCAAAGCAATTAGCAATTTGTGAAAAAGTGCTTAACCAGATCATTTATCCGGTAGAAACTGCTGAAGGAGCGAGATGGCTGATATGAATAGCTTCAAGGTGCTAGTTAGCGATCCTATTTCTGATAAGGGAATTGAAATGTTGAGAAATGCGGGAGTACAGGTAGAAGTCCGGACTAAACAGCCCGAGGACGTGTTGGTCAGCATCATCGGCGATTATGACGGGCTGATCGTGCGCAGTGAGACTAAGGTAACTAGGCGGATATTTGAGGCGGCCAACAAGTTGAAGATTGTTGGTCGAGCGGGTGTAGGCATCGATAACATAGATGTTTCTGCCGCTACTGAAAAGGGGGTAGTGGTAGTAAATGCACCTGAAGGCAACACCATTGCCGCTACGGAGCACACTATAGGTCTGATGTTAGCGCTTGCTCGCAACATTCCCCAAGCTGATCGTTTGCTGCGCATGGGCAAATGGGAAAGAAAGCGATTCATGGGGGTAGAGCTCCGAAACAAGGTATTGGGAATAATCGGCTTGGGTAAGATCGGAAGTGAGGTAGCCAAGCGGGCCCGAGCCTTGGAGATGAAAGTCATCGGCTATGATCCGTATGTTTCTCAAGAATGGACAGAGCGTATCGGAGTAAAATTGGTTTCTTTTGAAGAAGTCTTAGCCGAGGCTGATTTCTTGTCAGTTCATCTGCCTTTAAGCCCTAGCACTTTTCATATGATTGGAGAAGAACAATTAGCTAAGACTAAACCGGGGGTTCGAATTCTGAATGTGGCCAGGGGTGGAATTATCGACGAAGAGGCCCTAGTTAAGGCCCTCAAGTCGGGGCATGTAGCCGGAGCCGCCATTGACGTATTTGAACATGAGCCGGCCACCGATAGCCCCCTGTTTGAGATGGATTCGGTAGTGGTGACTCCCCATTTAGGTGCTTCGACCGAGGAAGCCCAGGTGGGTGTGGCCATAGAAGTGGCTGAAGACTTCTTGCGAGTATTCAGGGGCGAACCAGCTAAAAACCCGGTCAACATTCCCACGGTGAAACCGGAATTAATGGCAGCTATTAGCCCGTACTTAGACTTGGCAGAGAGATTAGGGCGGTTCATGGCCCAAATTGTGGAAGACAATATCCAGGCTATTGAGGTTCGATATAATGGTGAATTGGCTTCCTTGGAAACCACCCCTATTACCAATACTCTGCTTAAGGGCTTTTTGCGTCCTATGCTCCAGGATGCGGTAAATTATGTTAACGCTCCTGTAGTGGCGAAAAGCCGGGGCCTTTTGGTTACTGAGAAGAAATCAGTCCAAATGGAGGACTTTGCCAACCTAATCACTTTGGTGGTTAAGGGCAAGGAAGGTGAGGAGCGCTCACTTGCTGGAACCTTGCTTAGCAATAAAGAGCCTCGAATAGTCAGGATTGATGGCTATAGCGTAGATGCAGTTCCGCAGGGTCATATGCTGGTGGTGCCTCATATTGATAAACCCAAGATTATTGGCCCTGTGGCCAATCTCATTGGTGCCCACGATATTAACATTGCCGGCATGCAGGTGGGACGGAAGACTATTGGTGGGCGCGCGGTTATGCTTTTATCGTTGGACTCACCGGTACCGGCTGCCACTTTGGAGGAGATAAAGAAAATACCAGGGGTGTTCGGTGTACGGTATGTTTACTTGTAGAAAAGGTTTCTTAGGGCGCGAGGGAGGCTGGGGACATGTTGGACATTAAAATGATAAGATCAAACCCAGAAATAGTCCGTCAAGCTCTAAAGCGCAGGGGCGAAACTGTAGCCCTAGACGGGTTCTTGGAGCAGGATGCGAAAAGAAGGGAACTGCTGGTCGAAGCGGAAAGGTTAAAGAGCCAACGCAACCTTGTTTCGCAAAAGATTGCCCGGCTTAAAAAGCAATACGACCAAGATCCAACCCAGCGTCCTGAGATTGAAGCTGAGATCGATAATATGCGCCAACAGATGCGCGAGGTGGGCGAGCGTATAAAGCAACTGGACAACCAAATTGGTGAGATTGAGGAGAGCCTACGCCAGCAGTTGCTAAGGATCCCTAATATTCCGCACCAGACGGTACCAGATGGTGCATCGGATCGGGATAATCAAGTGATCCGCTACTGGGGCGAGCCGAGGAGGTTTACCTTCCCCCCTCGGCCGCACTGGGAAATCGGCGAGGCGCTTGATATTTTAGATTTCGAGCGGGCGGGAAAGGTGACCGGTTCGCGCTTTAGCTTTAGCAAAGGGGATGGGGCTCGCCTAGAAAGAGCCTTAATCAATTTCATGCTCGACCTCCACACCCAGAAGCACGGATATACCGAGATTTTTCCGCCTTTCATGGTGCATCGCCACAGCATGATCGGTACCGGGCAACTGCCAAAATTTGAGGAAGAGGCGTTTAAAGTAGAAAAAACCGAGTACTTTCTCATTCCTACTGCTGAAGTTCCTGTTACTAATCTCTATAGGGAAGAGATTTTAAGCGAGGAAGACTTGCCTATTTATCACGTGGCTTATAGCGCTTGTTTTCGGGCTGAGGCGGGAGCGGCAGGACGTGATACTCGGGGACTTGTCCGCCAACACCAGTTCAATAAGGTGGAACTAGTCAAGTTCACCAAGCCGGAAGATTCTTATGCGGAGCTGGAGAAACTTACTCAAGATGCGGAAGAAGTGCTGCAGCTTCTGGGGCTCCCTTATCGGGTGGTAGCGCTGTGCGCCGGGGATTTGGGCTTTTCTGCGGCCAAAACTTATGACTTGGAAGTATGGCTGCCTTCTAGCAACGATTATCGCGAGATCTCCTCTTGTAGCAATTTTGAAGACTACCAGGCCCGTCGGGCCAACATTCGCTACCGAGACCAGGAGCGTGGCAAAGTAAGATTTGTGCATACGCTCAATGGCTCCGGTGTAGCAGTTGGACGGACGGTAGCGGCCATTCTGGAGAATTATCAGATGGAAGACGGTTCAGTAGTTGTTCCCGAAGTCCTGAGGGTCTACATGGGTGGCTTGGAACGCATTGAAAACACCACGGCCTAAAGGCCTATTGGCTGACTGTATAGGTAAGCTTTCTGCCGTCAGAAAGGAAAACTATGGTTCCGTCCTCATCTGTGCGCAGTACCCGGGTTCCCATGGCTCGGATGCGACTTAAAGTTTTTCGATGAGGGTGCCCATAATCATTATGTGCTCCTACAGAAATGACCGCATACTCCGGCTGCACTGCCTCCAAAAAGGCTTTGGTGGAGGCCGAGCTGCTGCCGTGGTGACCGACTTTTAAGACGTTGGCCCGTAGATCTCGGCTAGTAAATCCGTAGCGAGCGGCCTTGGCGGCGGCGAGGATTTCACTTTCGGCGGTAGCTTCGGCATCCCCCATTAGCAGGAACACTGTCTCCCCGTACTGGACGCGGACAACAGCAGACCAGTTATTGAGGTCTTCATACTTCGAACCTACTGGTCCCAGCAGCTGGACCCTTAGCAGAAGGTCACGGGGGCCACTGACAGGGCTCTGGGCGGGTAGCTTTAAAGGCACGCGTTCGTTTAAAAGTACTAACCCAGCCCCGGCCGGAGCGACCTTCAGCTTCTTTGCCTCTAATGCCCGGAGCACATCCAAGTAAGTGTCAGTGGTATGAGGTACTTTGGGCATTACTACAGTACCTATTGGGAATGCTCGGATGACGTCATCTATTCCCCCGACGTGGTCCTCATGCGGGTGCGTACCTACCAAGTAGTCAATTTGTTTTACCCCGGCTCTTTTTAACTCACTTATTACCCTTGGACCGTCCTCATTGCTACCGGCATCAACCAGCATCACCTTCTGGTTAGGCAACTGAACCAGAATACTGTCGGCTTGGCCAACGTCCAGAAACGTAACCCGAAGTTGGCCTTGATTGTTAGGCAAATCAGCCAAGTCCGTTGCGGGCTTAAAGCTGCCCTGGGGTGACGGACTGTTACTTAGAGCTTGACACCCGCTTAGACCAAAAGCTAGGGCTACCAGGAGGGCGAGAATCATCCAGGCCGTCGTTCGAGGTTTACATAAGTTCGCAAACAAATTGACCATCCTTGTAACGGTTACTTTTGGAAAAGTGAAGCTAGCAAGTGTTCTGCCTTTAATCTCTTGGCGGCAGTGGTCTTTTGGTCTATTAGTAACGTTATTTCCAGGACATGGCCTTCTTTTGCCCCAGCTGGGAGTAGCTGGCGAGGAAGATTGAAACAGTTAGACCGGTATTCTACTACTACCCAATCACCTTCGAATCTATCGACGGTTATCTTGGCTGTTTTCTGGGAAGGCGTTTCCATAAGACGTTTCCTTTCCTACTAGTCTTCCGTTATGACCAAGGGCGAAGAAGAGTGAGCGTACCAAGTACCATTATATACGTTGGGCTAGCCTGTGATCCACAGACTGGGGCCAAAAGAGTTATTATAAAAATGGCTTAATTATGTCTTGACGCAAAGACGCAAATTTACGTATAATTAAAACGTATTAATCTGAATGAATCCTCATTCACCAGGACCGAGTTTCTGATTGTAAGTGCTATCTACCTTTGCTTACAGCTGTGATGATAAGAA encodes the following:
- a CDS encoding HAD family hydrolase produces the protein MALIRFGTYFHECKAIIFDKDGTLLDTFAIWPRLIKRRLEFLSREISLGPEQSLRVAQAMGWATAGEKCWVMRRSPIVLGTREQTAAAVSTVLYLDLGLPWDEAMNKVLKAFSACDQELGVEWQAIPIPGVPEMLRRLAEEGCQVALATNDSLERARQLMVAAKLDPYITAYACRDEVSDGKPAPDMVELACRRLGISPHECAVVGDSILDMRMGKAAGVGLTVGVLTGAFTQEEFSGWTDVVIASAAMISPVGS
- a CDS encoding DUF89 family protein: MQMDLECIPCIIRQALGGTRLVTEDVAIQEQVLRQVLLLLSKIDWCQPPPAAIQAVQGELVSVVNQVDPYAQVKRDFTKLALSIYPELQSRVEQADDRFGAAVRIAIIGNVIDFGVNADLKVDTFLEAVQECFQADLDQVALNRFREAAARAQTILYLADNAGEIVFDRLLLGELKRLGRPAITVVVKGRPTLNDATMEDAKAAEITEQYPVIDNGSDAPGTILADCSPEFRRRFEMVDLVIAKGQANYETLSDAKQHIFFLLKAKCPIIARDIGCKVGDLVIKEHREDQSRG
- a CDS encoding alanine--glyoxylate aminotransferase family protein, with amino-acid sequence MGTARSESQILLLPGPTPIPPRVLRAIGAPMINHRGPAFKAMLEEITGELKEIFQTQNDVLILTCSGTGGMEAAVANTLSPGDKALVISIGAFGERFAKICKAYGVQAEVLDYPWGTAANPDDIARRLAEDQGHEIRAILVQHNETSTGVLNDLEAISKARGDHPALLIVDSVSGMVAADIKTDAWGLDVVITGAQKAFMIPPGLAMVSVSSRAWERIEACRNSRFYFDFKAYKEFYSIGQTPFTPAVATIYGLYEALKMLKEEGLSKAQERHALYRAMVRAGVRALGLELVASDAVASPAVTTVRAPSGISPGTITRLMREKYNVVIAGGQGKLKDTTFRIGHLGYVQVTDLLAAIAALELVLEECGLTIERGAGVRAAQEVIAQSN
- a CDS encoding phosphoglycerate dehydrogenase; translated protein: MNSFKVLVSDPISDKGIEMLRNAGVQVEVRTKQPEDVLVSIIGDYDGLIVRSETKVTRRIFEAANKLKIVGRAGVGIDNIDVSAATEKGVVVVNAPEGNTIAATEHTIGLMLALARNIPQADRLLRMGKWERKRFMGVELRNKVLGIIGLGKIGSEVAKRARALEMKVIGYDPYVSQEWTERIGVKLVSFEEVLAEADFLSVHLPLSPSTFHMIGEEQLAKTKPGVRILNVARGGIIDEEALVKALKSGHVAGAAIDVFEHEPATDSPLFEMDSVVVTPHLGASTEEAQVGVAIEVAEDFLRVFRGEPAKNPVNIPTVKPELMAAISPYLDLAERLGRFMAQIVEDNIQAIEVRYNGELASLETTPITNTLLKGFLRPMLQDAVNYVNAPVVAKSRGLLVTEKKSVQMEDFANLITLVVKGKEGEERSLAGTLLSNKEPRIVRIDGYSVDAVPQGHMLVVPHIDKPKIIGPVANLIGAHDINIAGMQVGRKTIGGRAVMLLSLDSPVPAATLEEIKKIPGVFGVRYVYL
- the serS gene encoding serine--tRNA ligase translates to MLDIKMIRSNPEIVRQALKRRGETVALDGFLEQDAKRRELLVEAERLKSQRNLVSQKIARLKKQYDQDPTQRPEIEAEIDNMRQQMREVGERIKQLDNQIGEIEESLRQQLLRIPNIPHQTVPDGASDRDNQVIRYWGEPRRFTFPPRPHWEIGEALDILDFERAGKVTGSRFSFSKGDGARLERALINFMLDLHTQKHGYTEIFPPFMVHRHSMIGTGQLPKFEEEAFKVEKTEYFLIPTAEVPVTNLYREEILSEEDLPIYHVAYSACFRAEAGAAGRDTRGLVRQHQFNKVELVKFTKPEDSYAELEKLTQDAEEVLQLLGLPYRVVALCAGDLGFSAAKTYDLEVWLPSSNDYREISSCSNFEDYQARRANIRYRDQERGKVRFVHTLNGSGVAVGRTVAAILENYQMEDGSVVVPEVLRVYMGGLERIENTTA
- a CDS encoding MBL fold metallo-hydrolase translates to MILALLVALAFGLSGCQALSNSPSPQGSFKPATDLADLPNNQGQLRVTFLDVGQADSILVQLPNQKVMLVDAGSNEDGPRVISELKRAGVKQIDYLVGTHPHEDHVGGIDDVIRAFPIGTVVMPKVPHTTDTYLDVLRALEAKKLKVAPAGAGLVLLNERVPLKLPAQSPVSGPRDLLLRVQLLGPVGSKYEDLNNWSAVVRVQYGETVFLLMGDAEATAESEILAAAKAARYGFTSRDLRANVLKVGHHGSSSASTKAFLEAVQPEYAVISVGAHNDYGHPHRKTLSRIRAMGTRVLRTDEDGTIVFLSDGRKLTYTVSQ
- a CDS encoding DUF3006 domain-containing protein, giving the protein METPSQKTAKITVDRFEGDWVVVEYRSNCFNLPRQLLPAGAKEGHVLEITLLIDQKTTAAKRLKAEHLLASLFQK